CTAtggtgaggatgaggaggaggaggatgatgatgatgatgaagggGGGGGTCCCGATGTGGGGGGTGGGGAGTGGTCTGGAGggtggatgatgatgatgatgatgatgatgatgatgatgatgatgatgatgatgggggggggtgtctggacgcgggggggggggataatgatgatgatgaagggGGGGGTCTATGATGATGATGCTGGCGATGATGAAGGGGGGGGTCTGGACGCGGAGTGGGGGTGGATAATGATGCTGAGGGGGGGGTCTGTGATGCTGAAGATGATGATGAGGGGGGTCTACGATGATGACGATGAGGGGGGGTGGATAATGATGCTGGGGGGGGtctatgatgatgatgatgatgatgatgatgatgatgatgaagggggggggtgggtggctaacgctgctgctgctgctgctgctgctgcgggggggggggggggggtccgggggggggggaggggctgCGGGCGCCCGGGTCCCGACCCCCCCGCGCACGTGGGCTCCGACCCCGTGTCCGGCCGCCCCCCCGGCGCATGGAGGCGGCGGAGGCGGCGCGGCGGCCGGTAAGAggggggcccccccccccgctaCCCCCCACAgccctcctcatcctcatcctcaccaCCCCCCGGCGGCGGCGTCCCGGCCCTGCCCCcccccttcatccccatcctcatcctcgttatccccattcccccccccccttcatccccatccccgttatccccatcatccccatcccatccccctcaatcttcatctccatccccgTTATCCCCatcctcctcatccccatccccccaGCCTTCATCCCCAGCCCCATTatcatcctcctcctcgtccCATCCCCCCagtcttcatccccatccccgttatccccatcatcctcatccctaTCCCATCCCCccgtctccatccccatcaacTCTATCCCCTTTATCCCCGTTAtccccatcatcctcatcctcatccatCCCCCCCCCcgatcttcatccccatcccccccatccctggtcctcaccccccaacccccctatCACCTTCACCCCggcccccatcctcatcctcatcccattCCCCtgatcttcatccccatcctcatccccattatccccatcatcctcatcctcaccctcatcccatcccccccagatctccatccccatcctcatcctcaccccCGCTCCCCATCCCCCCATCATCTTCATCCcaatccccatcctcatcctcgtcCCACCCCCCTCATCTTCATCACCCCCAGTAtccccatcatcctcatcctatccccgtcaccctcatcctcatcccGGTCTGTCCCCCCCCCTCATTTCTCATCCCccctcatcatcctcatcttcatccccatcctcatccccctCATCCCCGTTATCCCCATCGcccccatcctcatcttcatcccagtcctcatcctcatccctggTCCCCGTGATCCCATCATcttcatcccagttcccccattatcctgctccccatcctcatcctctcccaTCCAGTCCAATCCCAGTCCAGTCCCAGTCCCACCCTGGTCCCATCGtgctcctcatcctcatcctggCCCCATTCCATCCTGCTCCCAGTCTGCTCCCAGTctgctcccagttcccatcccagccccatacGACTCCCATCCCACTCCCAGTCGCTCCCAGCTCCCATCCCAGTctgctcccagttcccatcccagtctgCTCCCAATTCCCTCCCAGTctgctcccagtcccatcccagccccatacGACTCCCATCCCACTCCCAGTCGCTCCCAGCTTCCATCCCAGTctgctcccagtcccatcccagtctgctcccagttcccatcccagccccatacGACTCCCATCCCACTCCCAGTCGCTCCAGCTTCCATCCCAGTctgctcccagtcccatcccagtctgctcccagttcccatcccagttcccatcccagttcccatcccagtcccatcccagtcagctcccagtccccctccagtctgctcccagtcccatcccagtctgctcccagtcccatcccagtcccatcccagtctgctcccagttcccatcccagttcccatcccagtcccatccagtcccatcccagtcagctcccagtccccctcccagtcagctcccagtcccctcccagcctgcccccaaccccatcccGCTCCCATCCCGCTCCCAGTGCCGTCCCAGTCCGGCTCTCCTCTCGCAGCCCCTTTTATCCCTCTCGGTATCGACCCCCgtgtcaaaaaaaaacccacaacagcgaaaaaaaaaaaacaaaaccaaaatcccgATCgaagcggcggcggcggcgatcgatccgggggggggggggtgggggaggttttgggggggttagagggcgactgggggggtttagggggggttagaggggttggggggcgatGGGGAGCGGGGGTTTGGGTGTgatggggggtgctggggggtgggggtgggggtccaggggttggggggtgatggggaggaaggggatgggggtttggggggcaatgaggggggttggggggatcAGGATAGggtggggggcaatggggatggggggttgggggggatgggggggcagtgggggaggaggaggggggctcaggggctttgggggggagggggaggtgggggacgaagggctggaggggggtggtggggtgaagtggggggtcccggggggtgGGAGCtatggggggtgatggggaggggggttggggggcaatagGGGATGTGGGGGGTGATGAAGAGGGAGGGAAtgcggggtttggggggcaatggggggttttgggggctcAGGGTACGatgggggggatggggatggggggcttgggggacaatggggggtttgggggctcaggGTAGGAtggggggatggggatgggggctttggggggcgctggggggtttgggggctcaggGTAGGatgggggggatggggatgggggctttggggggcgctggggggtttgggggctcaggGTAGGatgggggggatggggatggggggtttggggggcaatggggggtttgggggctcaggGTAggatggggggtgatggggatggggggtttgggggggttgggggtcagaggTGGGTCCGTGAGGAGcgttttggggtcccggggtgggGAAACAGGTATGTGAGGGGCAGGGGCGCCACGAAGCCTTCCAGCCCCTCGTCCATCTCTCCGTCCGTCTGTCCTTCCGCTCCGCGtccatccctgcctcctctgtccctgcatccctccccctgtccgtctgtccctccatccccgcatcatccctccatcccatctctctgtccgtccctctgtccccctgaGTCTCCCCCTTcactctgtctgtctgtccttctgtccctctcttccctccatccctttgTCCGTCTGTCCTTCCACCCCTCTGGCCCTGTCCCTCCCACCCTTGTCCctctgtctgtccgtcccctccatcccttccatccCTTTGTCCACttgtccctccatcccctgtccgtctgtccctctgtctgccatccctctgtcccctccgtctgtctgtcaccatctttcccttccctccatccTTTCCACCCCcccgtctgtctgtccctccatccttccaccCTTCTGCCTCCCTGTCCTTCTGTCTGTCCCTCattcccctgtccccccatccctctgtccttccgtccgtctgtccccctccatcccttcatccttctgtccgtctgtcccttcacccccctgtccccctgtccctctgtctgtCCGTCCCGCCCCAGTGCCGGATGGATGGGTGGACATTGGATTTGAGGCcccttttggggggctggggaggggctctggggcaACTGGGGGGGGGCTATAGGGCCATAAGGGGGTCTATAGAGACTataggggggctatggggcaactggggggctataggggggctagGAGGGGTCTGCAGGGCAACTGGGGGGCCTATAGGGCAAtgtggggggcttgggggggctaTAGAAGGGCTATAGGGTgactggggggtctggggggggggctATAGGGCTATGAAGGGGCAGTGTGGGTGCGATGGGGGGGTGATGCAGGGTCTATAGGGCGgctgggggggcttgggggggctaTAGGGTAACTGGCTAGGCTAtaggggggctctgggggtctatagggcagctggggggctgtagagaggCTCTGGGGGGGTCTATAGGGTAACTGGGTGGGCTATAGGGTAActgggggggctctatagggtcggggggggggctgggggggtcctcTGGGGTcgatgccccccccccccgctggCCCCGGTGCCGCCACACAAAGGCCGGAGGCGCCGCAGTCACCGTCACACGCGTGTGCGAGACcctccccccactccccccgtgcccccccctccccgtgtgtccccccccttcccctccccccccccatgtcccccccccccggggaCTGTTGGTCGATGCGGCGCCGCGACGGCGATTATCATCGTGTTCGGAGTCACCGAATCGATCGGCTCTGAAAGATGAGAGCGCGGCGGCCACAGCTGCTGGCTACTGGCCAGCGGGGATGGCTACTGGCTGGTGGCGATGGCTACTGGCTGGTGGTGATGGCTACTGGCTAATGGTGATGGCTACTGGCCGGTGGTGATGGCTACTGGCCAGCGGGGATGGCTACTGGCTGGTGGTCATGGCTACTGGCTGGTGGCGATGGCTACTGGCCAGCAGGGATGGCTACTGGCTGGTGGTGATGGCTACTGGCTAATGGTGATGGCTACTGGCTGGTGGTGATGGCTACTGGCCGGTGGTGATGGCTACTGGCCGGTGGTGATGGCTACTGGCTGATGGTGATGGCTACTGGCTGGTGGTGATGGCTACTGGCCGGTGGTGATGGCTACTGGCCAGCGGGGATGGCTACTGGCTAATGGTGATGGCTACTGGCCGGTGGTGATGGCTACTGGCCAGCGGGGATGGCTACTGGCTGGTGGTGATGGCTACTGGATGGTGGCGATGGCTACTGGCCAGCAGGGGATGGCTACTGGCTGGTGGTGATGGCTACTGGCTAATGGTGATGGCTACTGGCTGGTGGTGATGGCTACTGGCCGGTGGTGATGGCTACTGGCCGGTGGTGATGGCTACTGGCTGGTGGCGATGGCTACTGGCTGGTGGCGATGGCTACTGGCCGGTGGTGATGGCTACTGGATGGTGGCGATGGCTACTGGCCGGTGGTGATGGCTACTGGCCGGTGGTGATGGCTACTGGCTGGTGGCGATGGCTACTGGCCGGTGGCGACGGCTACTGGCCGTGGTGATGGCTACTGGCCGGTGGTGATGGCTACTGGCCGGTGGCGATGGCTAGTGGCGATGGCTAGTGGCCAATGCCAACAGTTGGTGGCCAACAGCAACGATTAGTGGCCAAAGCCAGCGGTTGGTGGCCAACACCACCAGTCGGTGACCAATGCCAATGGTCAGTGGCCAACGCCAATGGTTGGTGGCCAATGCTGAGGGTCAGTGGCCGTGCTGGTGGCCACCAGCCCCTGGCTGAGGTTCCCGGCAGTGGCCCCTGCTGTGCAGTTGCCCCCCTGGTGTGCACAGGTgtcctgtctgtctgtccgtccgtcccCCAGCGGGGCGCCCTTGCGTGTCCGTCTGGTGGCTCCCGGGGGACCCGGGGGGCAAGCGTGAGAAGCCGTGGTGAGCGATGGGGGCGGGGGACATGCGAGGGGATGGTGAGCGCCGAGGGGGCGTGCAAAGCGATGGTGAGCACCGTGCGAGGGGATGGTGAGCGCTGAGGGGGCGTGCGAGGGGATGGTGAGAACCAGAGGGGCGTGCGAGGGGATGGTGAGCACCGTGCGAGGGGATGGTGAGCGCCGAGGGTGCGTGCGAAGCGATGGTGAGCACCGTGCGAGGCCATGGGGGTGCGCCGAGTGGGCGTGCAAGGGGATGGTGAGCACCGTGCGAGGCCATGGGGTGCGCCCGAGGGGTCGTGCAAAAGCGATGGTGAGCACCGTGCGAGGGGTTGGTGAGCGCCGAGAGGGCGTGCAAGGGGATAGTGAGCACCAGGGGCGTGCGAGGGGCTGGTGAGCGCCGTGCAAGGGGATGATGAGCATCAGGGGAGCGTGCGAAGGGGATGGTGAGCGCCGAGGGGTCGTGCGAGGCGATGGTGAGCGCTGCGAGGCCGTGCGAGGCCAAAGGAGTGTGCAAGGGGATGGTGAGCATGGGAGGGGTCGTGCGAGGCCGCGGGGAGCACCGCGGGGTCGTGTGAGGCTCGGCTGCGGGTGGGTGCGCGTGGGGTGAGCGTGAACGCGCGTGTCGCACGCTCACGTGTGCCCGGAGCGCCCCACGTGCCTTCGGCCTCGCCGCCGCCTTCCTCCCAGCTGCTTCCTGGtgccacccaccccccccccacccccaaccaccacccccacccccccagccccacggacGCCCCCACGGCACCCCCGGACCCGCCATGGTGAACCCCAACCTCTGCGCGGCAGGTAGAGGGGGGCACCCCACACctggggggctcagaggggcCCTATAGGGCCGTATGGGACCATAtagggctgaggatgctgtggggctggggatgctgttTGCCTCTATAGGGCCCTATAGGGCTCTGGGGTGGCTATAGGGGGCTCTGGGGCCGTATGGGGGCCCTATAGGGCCATATAGAGGCTatagggggctgtggggaggctGTGGGGCCGTATGGGGCCCTATAGGGCTGTatagggggctgtgggggggctgtggggccatATGGGGCCCTATAGGGCTGTTatagggggctgtggggaggctTGTGGGGCCATACAGAGCCCTATAGGGCTGTatagggggctgtggggaggctgtggggctgtATGGGGCCCTATAGGGCTGTatagggggctgtgggggggctgtggggccatATGGGGCCCTATAGGGCTGTatagggggctgtgggggggctgtggggccatATGGGGCCCTATAGGGCTGTATAGGGGGCCTGTGGGGAGGCTGTGGGGCCATATGGGGCCCTATAGGGCTGTataggggggctgtgggggggctgtgggggccaTACAGAGCCCTATAGGGCTGTatagggggctgtggggaggctGTGGGGCCGTATGGGGCCCTATAGGGCTGTATAGGGGGCTtgtgggggggctgtggggccgtATGGGGCCCTATAGGGCTCTGTCGAGGCTATGGGGCACTACGGGGCAGGGGGTGCCGTGCGCCCCATATTGGGGGGGTGGTGCTATAGGGGCTCTATAGGGCTGTATAGTGGCTataggggggtcctgggggggttaGGGGGAGGtttgagggtcctggggggtgtttgggggagtcttggggagttttgggggttctggggggtgGGTTGGGGGCATTTCTgggtcgggggggggggttggaggggtgtttgggagggtttgggggaatttgggggtccggagggggtttggggggctcctgtAGAGGCTTGGGGGGTCGtcagggggtggattttgggggtgggggggtcccctGGGCGGGGGGGGTTCCCGGCAGCTCCGTTTTGGGTCGGTTTTGCCGGAACTCGATGCTGTTTTTAACCCCAAAGGCGAAAGGGAAGCGGGAGGGGAAGTGAAAGTGGGGGGGGGCTGGGTCCCCCCCCTCATCCCACAcccccccactgcaccccagtgcccccccattcccctttacccccccatttccccccccccgaccccccattcccccctttttcccctttgcccCCCCCCTCCAATCAGCATCTCATGCAAATGAAgtgggggggccgggggggggtgTCACACCCCCCCAATTCAAATGAGGGGGGAGCaacttggggggggggcaccccactCGCTGCCTGGGACTGGCAGATGCTGCTCAGCGctgctggggaccccccccagacccttccagttcctcccaatccctcccagtgcccccccccaggacccccacaaaccatcccagtccctcccagtgcccccaccCCGacacccctgagccccccagtGTGGCCCCCCAGGTCAGGCCAGGAAGGGGTTAACCTGAGATAATGGGGGGGGAGCAAGAAGCCCCCCCCAATTttattttggggaggggggtttggaggggtccCAAGgttgagggggggggggtcatCAACCCTCCCCGCAtctttgggggtggggggggacacacacacccAGCTACCTGGGTCCCCCCAGCTCAATGTTGTTCCCCCCATGTCCCACCCCCCCCCGTGACACCCCCcaatgtgtgtgtgtcccccaaATGTcacccctccatgtccccccctgtccccccccccagcactgaGGATGTCGCAGCCCCTGGAGGTGGAGAAGGCGAGAGCGGAGCCGGGGGAGCGCacgggtgaggggggggggacaggggatggggggTCATTGGGAGGGGACTTTGGGGGACACTGGGcttgggggggggctgggggtcattTGGGGGTGgatatggggggctatggggggctttggggtggttatggggcaCTagaggggggtctatggggcactagagggggtctatggggtgccatggggtggttatggggtgctatggggggctatagggggtctATGGGATGCTATAGGGGGTCTATGGGATGCTAcaggggtctatggggggtacagggggctataggggggtcTATGGGATGCTATATctatggggggctatagggggtctATGGGATGCTATAGGGGGTCTATGGGGATGCTAcaggggtctatggggggtacagggggctatagggggtctATGGGATGCTatagggggtctatggggggcTATAGGAGGTCTATGGGATGCTAcaggggtctatggggggtatggggggctatagggggtctATGGGATGCTatagggggtctatggggggctatagggggtctATGGGATGCTAcaggggtctatggggggtacggggggctataggggggtcTATGGGATGCTAcaggggtctatggggggtacggggggctatagggggtctatggggtgcTATAGGGGGTCTATGGGATGCTACAGGGGGTCTATGAGGTGCTatagggggtctatggggtgcCATAGGGGGTCTATAGGGTGCCatagggggtctatggggggctatagggggtctatggggggtCCTCCTCTCTTCGCAgacacagaaagaaatggaCCCGACACGAGCCATCAGGTGAGACGTGGGGCAGGTGTAGAGCTggaggggggctgtggggcagctgtggggtggatggggggggctatggggcagatggggggggctatggggcagcaaCCCCCCATGACACCCCCACActctgcccccccagccccagccgaACAAACCCCCCCCTTCACGCCCCCCGGAGCCAAGGtgagagaccccccccccctccgccccccGACCCCTTTCTGCCCCACAACAACCCCCACTCTGTCCCCCCCCCCTACAAAGACCCCTCTCgagcacccccagacccaccccAGGCACCCCCGCACCTacccccccccatttcccagCTTCCTCATGGGTGCCCCCCCCGGGttgcccccccagagcccccaatTATGCCCccactcccagccccccccattGGTGCCCCCCCAatttccctgccctccccccccAGTTCCTGTTTTTGCTgatgttggggggggggggggaaatccCGTTTTACTCCTGGGGGCGGTGGCAGCAAAACAGGAaactgggggggagggggggggaaccccaaaatcccctgaACTCCCCCTCTACCCCCCCCCAGGTTTAAAGCCGAGGAggagctgccccccccccacgcagccccccctgccccagctgaTGTTGGGGGGGCTCCCAGCTGGCCGGGGTGagtgggggtcctgggggggggggaacatCAGGATACGGGGGGGGGACGGACATGGGGACACTTGGGGGGGGGCTTTGCTGCTgcgggggggagcggggggggctTGGGGCTGGAACTGATGCGCtgccccccccgtgtccccccatgtccccgtgtcctccCAccttgtccctgtgtccctgcctgcatccccatccctgcatctccATCACCTCTAcccgcatccctgcatcctcacctgcatccctgcatccccatccctgcatcccttcaTCCCCATGTGCATCCCTGCCTCCTCACCTGCATCCCCATCGTGTCTACCTGCATCCTCACCTGCATCCTCACCTGCATCCTCACCCGCATCCCCATCTCTACCTGCATCCCTTCATCCtcacctgcatccctgcatccctgcatccccacctgcatccctgcatccctgcatccctgcatccccttccctgcatccccatcatCTCTACCTGCGCCCTCACCTGCATCCTCACCTGCATCCTCACCCGCATCCCCATCTCTACctacatccctgcatccctgcattcCCATCATCTCTACCTGTGCCCTCACCTGCATCCTCACCTGCATCCCCATCTCTACCTgcattccttcctcctcacctgcatccctgcatccctgcacccccatccctgcatccccttccctgcatccccatcatCTCTACCTGCGCCCTCACCTGCATTCTCACCTGCATCCTCACCTGCATCCCCATCTCTACCTGCATCCCCAcctgcatcccatccctgcatccctgcatccccttccctgcatccccatcatCTCTACCTGCGCCCTCACCTGCATCCTCACCCTCATCCCCACCTCTACCTGCATCCCTTCCTCCTCACCtgcatccccgtgtccccatccctgcatccccatcttcctcctgcctcctcgcctgcatccccgcatccctcctCACCTGCATCCTTGGATCTGCATCCCTGCGCACCTGCACCCCCGCCTGCCTCTCTACCTGCCTCCCCGCGTCTCTACctgcctccccatccccacctggccccccctgccccccagctgGCGGCGCTGATGCCGgcgcagcagcagctgctggtgcagcAGGCGCAGGCGCAGCTCTTGGCGGCCGCCgtccagcaccagcagcaccagcagcaccagcaccagagcagcagcggcgcccccccccccgccgccccccacCCCAAGCCGACGGGACCCCCGCGCCCCCCCAGCTCGCCCTCTCCCAGCCCATCCAGCTCACTGCGCAGGTAAACGgggagaccccccccccccctcaagCTACCCCCCCATATGTCCCCCCAGCATCTCCAAGCCCCGCCCAGTATGTATATCCCCCCCCCAGAAGTGCCCCCCCACCCTTGAACCCCCCCATGGGTGCCCCCCCCATCTCCAAGCCCCCCCCAATATGTGTgcgtccccccctcccccccaattTACCAGCTACCCCCCCATCTCTGCCCCCCCAATATTTAATCCCCCCTCAGaagtgcccccccacccctgaacccccatcaggggtgccccccccccatctccaaGCCCCCAACCAATATGTGTgccccccccatctccctcccccATTTACcagctccccccaccccgggtGCCCCTCAACTCCcaacccccagcacccccatatTCCCCCCCCCATTTCTGACCCCCCCATGGGTGCTCCccacctcccagccccccccacaatggtgccccccagacccccccccccactttctgacccccccatccccccccccccatttccaGCCAACAGCCCAGGTAACAGGGACCCCCCCTAATCCCCATCCTGGGGTTCTGGGTGTCCCCaactgtgtgtccccccccgtgtgacccccccccaggacatccagcagctcctccagctccagcaaCTGGTGCTCGTCCCTGGCCACCCCCTCCAGCCGCCCCCCCAGTTCCTGCTGCCGGCCCCCCAGCAGGGACAGCAAGGTCTggggggggccggggagggGAAACAGGGGGCTCcaagggggattttggggtgctggggggggtccttGGGGTGTTAGGGGGGTCTATTTGGTTCAGGGTGGGTTCtatgggatgctggggggggagtttgggtgctgggggggggtccttggGGTGTTGGGGGCATCCCTGGGGTGATGGGGAGGTtcctggggtgatgggggggtcCTTAGGATGCTGGGGGGGTCCTTGGGTTGctggggggggtctatggggtgcaggggggggtccctgaggggtgCTCAGGGCTGCTGAGCTTCCCCCCCCCCGAAAAAAGTGCCTGGTGTGCCCCCCCCACCTTTGACCCCCCCTTTTCTCTCGCAGGGCTGCTCCCCACCCCAAATCTCTTTCAGCTACCTCAGCAAAACCCGGGGGGGCTCCTGCCAAACCAGCCCCGGGGGGGGCTGCCAGCACAGGTACgggggggggctgcaccccaatatcccccacagcccccccaatACTCCCCGTTAacccccatccctcccatccaagaggatggaggagatgTTGGGGTGCaggcccccccaacccccccacccctcctcctctcccagccaGCGACTCGTCCGGGTCTCCCCGAGTCCCACCTCCCCCCTGGGCCCCCCCAAAAATGCCTggacccccccccgccccccgaaGAACCCAGCgacctggaggagctggagcagttCGCTCGAACCTTCAAGCAACGACGCATCAAGCTGGGATTCACCCAGGTGGGACCTTGGGGGGGCACCTGGATCCCCCAGATTTTGAGGGGGGGGGTGTCCGTAGGTGACCCCCCTCATCCCCAAACCTCCCCccagggggatgtggggctggcgATGGGGAAGCTCTACGGGAATGACTTCAGCCAGACGACCATCTCGCGCTTCGAGGCGCTCAACCTCAGCTTCAAGAACATGTGCAAACTCAAGCCGCTGCTGGAGAAGTGGCTCAACGACGCCGGTGAGGGGCGAAGGGTCTCCAGGGGGTCCCCAGCCCCGTGTGGCCACCACTCCCCATCTCCTCGTGGCCACCAGTCCCCATCTCCACGTGGCCACCACTCCCCATCTCCATGTGGTTCCCATCTCCGTGTGGCCACCAGTCCCCGTCCCTACGTGATTCCCATCTCCACGTGCTCCTCGTCCCTCCCTGAGATGTCCCCGTGGTCCCCAAGGTCTTCCCaccccccccgaacccctccCCATGCCTTCATGGTTGGGTTCCTCATGCCCCTTCGTGTCCCCATGTTTCCCCCTCGGTGTCCCTGTGGTCTCCATCCTTTCCTGATGCCCCCATCCCCTTCGATCCTTGATGGTCTCCGTTCTCCTGCCTCCCCGCGGTCTTCTCACCCCTCAAATCTCCTCCACCCCATCTCAGGTGGGTTCCTCGAGGTGGTGggtctccatccc
This genomic interval from Phaenicophaeus curvirostris isolate KB17595 unplaced genomic scaffold, BPBGC_Pcur_1.0 scaffold_579, whole genome shotgun sequence contains the following:
- the POU2F2 gene encoding LOW QUALITY PROTEIN: POU domain, class 2, transcription factor 2 (The sequence of the model RefSeq protein was modified relative to this genomic sequence to represent the inferred CDS: inserted 1 base in 1 codon; deleted 2 bases in 1 codon), whose amino-acid sequence is MVNPNLCAAALRMSQPLEVEKARAEPGERTDTERNGPDTSHQVRPEEELPPPHAAPPAPADVGGSQLAGQLLVQQAQAQLLAAAVQHQQHQQHQHQSSSGAPPPAXPPPQADGTPAPPQLALSQPIQLTAQDIQQLLQLQQLVLVPGHPLQPPPQFLLPAPQQGQQGLLPTPNLFQLPQQNPGGLLPNQPRGGLPAQPATRPGLPESHLPPGPPQKCLDPPPPPEEPSDLEELEQFARTFKQRRIKLGFTQGDVGLAMGKLYGNDFSQTTISRFEALNLSFKNMCKLKPLLEKWLNDAETMSVDSTLPSPNPLSSPSLGGFEGLPGRRRKKRTSIETNVRFALEKSFLANQKPTSEEILLIAEQLHMEKEVIRVWFCNRRQKEKRINPCGAAPGLPPPGKTPAYSPQMVSSPGVALAPPPASGPLSTTVTTLSPGAGSLPPPVRCGGAGAVPPPATPPPPATSTTPTPPSGPHGPVGLAGAGRWWKPPPFP